The following proteins are co-located in the Flectobacillus major DSM 103 genome:
- a CDS encoding tetratricopeptide repeat protein yields MKKIVQRFGVIILMIANYAALSQTVSTTWQEYLSQGLYAKAIDILSVDLDTSNTEHLTKLAHCHAKLGHIPQAKKFYKLAHKINASALDVNLQLAYLSEKEGNWSNALLYYKHLNTLDSTNPYYYKEIAKVLVRQRKEEEGIKYLLKALKIDSLDIDGIADVANLYLNDAKEEQADPFIKKGIALDSNSIRMRQLRARFNYRIGNFDRVRHDLTFTLAQGDSTVLFQRLLGTAYYYLDSIPQAVKTFQRLLDKGEDVEFVRAGLGYAQLKMNNEMIEHHGFANLREAIHLGTSERIPDYRIAQAEMFDKWGQTQSAFKEFKAIYDTFQRPKALLKMAEIQDRRLNDKELSLIYYQEYVRVCSIQKKPHADCKAIASAVERIKFLNPQSKSSIPQNMVASIVKDSSVVVKDTLKVEGNE; encoded by the coding sequence ATGAAAAAAATAGTACAGCGTTTTGGGGTTATCATACTCATGATAGCAAACTATGCAGCCTTATCACAGACTGTATCTACCACGTGGCAAGAATATCTGTCGCAGGGCTTGTATGCCAAGGCCATAGATATACTGAGTGTCGATCTGGATACCAGCAATACAGAACATCTTACTAAATTGGCCCATTGTCATGCCAAGCTTGGTCATATTCCACAAGCCAAAAAGTTCTACAAGCTGGCTCATAAAATTAATGCCAGTGCCTTAGACGTAAATTTGCAATTAGCCTATTTGTCAGAAAAAGAAGGAAACTGGAGCAATGCTTTGTTGTATTACAAACACCTCAATACCTTAGACTCAACTAACCCTTATTATTACAAAGAAATAGCCAAAGTACTGGTACGTCAACGAAAAGAAGAGGAGGGCATAAAGTATTTGTTAAAAGCCCTGAAAATAGACTCTTTGGATATTGATGGTATTGCCGATGTTGCCAATTTGTACCTCAACGATGCCAAAGAAGAACAAGCCGATCCATTTATCAAGAAAGGAATCGCTCTGGATAGTAACTCTATCCGTATGCGTCAGCTTCGTGCAAGGTTCAATTATAGAATTGGGAATTTTGATAGAGTTCGCCACGATTTAACATTTACGCTTGCCCAAGGGGATTCTACCGTTTTATTTCAACGCCTGCTCGGAACAGCCTATTATTATTTAGATAGTATTCCGCAAGCAGTAAAGACTTTTCAACGTTTGCTCGATAAAGGAGAAGATGTCGAATTTGTGAGAGCGGGGTTGGGGTATGCTCAACTCAAAATGAATAATGAAATGATAGAACACCATGGTTTTGCAAACTTGCGAGAAGCCATCCATTTGGGTACTTCCGAGCGTATTCCTGATTATAGAATAGCTCAGGCCGAAATGTTTGACAAATGGGGACAAACTCAGTCTGCTTTCAAAGAGTTTAAAGCGATTTATGATACTTTTCAGCGACCAAAGGCCCTATTGAAAATGGCCGAAATCCAAGATAGACGCTTGAACGACAAAGAGTTGTCACTGATTTATTACCAAGAATATGTGCGTGTTTGTAGCATTCAGAAAAAGCCCCATGCCGATTGCAAGGCTATAGCAAGTGCTGTAGAGCGTATCAAATTCTTAAATCCACAAAGTAAAAGTAGCATACCACAAAATATGGTAGCCTCAATCGTAAAAGACTCTAGCGTTGTAGTAAAAGATACCCTCAAAGTAGAAGGGAACGAATAA
- a CDS encoding lysophospholipid acyltransferase family protein, which produces MLFFRFLSYLPFGILYALADFLYLITFYVIGYRKKVVVMNLKNAFPEKNDTEIAQLTKGFYRNLCDTIVETLKLLTISGKELENMVEVRGMEQLLSYHEQNEVILILSNHLNCWEIIPPRTIQSGIPCDVIYKPLSNKFFDKLMFTIRSRFGIQPIPMKQTLREVIKKKGQSRILGIISDQAAETPEVAHWTTFLNQETDFFTGTEKMARSFNYPVVYGELIRKKRGSYILNYSTLIERPYSNIAQGEITEAYVKALERSIKENPSDWLWSHRRFKHKRV; this is translated from the coding sequence ATGCTTTTTTTTCGTTTCTTGTCGTATTTACCTTTCGGTATTCTTTATGCTCTTGCTGATTTTCTTTATTTGATTACATTTTATGTAATTGGCTATCGAAAGAAAGTAGTAGTTATGAACCTAAAAAATGCTTTCCCTGAAAAAAACGACACTGAAATTGCCCAATTAACCAAAGGGTTTTATCGTAACCTTTGTGATACTATCGTTGAAACCCTAAAATTACTTACTATTTCGGGAAAAGAATTAGAGAATATGGTAGAAGTACGTGGAATGGAACAACTTTTGTCTTATCATGAACAAAATGAGGTTATCTTGATTTTGTCAAATCACCTCAACTGCTGGGAGATTATCCCACCTCGTACTATCCAAAGTGGTATTCCTTGCGATGTCATTTACAAACCTCTTTCTAACAAGTTTTTTGATAAACTCATGTTTACAATTCGCTCAAGGTTTGGGATTCAGCCTATTCCGATGAAACAAACACTACGGGAAGTGATTAAGAAAAAAGGACAATCCAGAATTTTGGGGATTATCTCAGACCAAGCCGCCGAAACCCCAGAGGTGGCTCATTGGACAACCTTTCTCAATCAAGAAACGGATTTTTTTACGGGAACTGAAAAAATGGCCAGAAGCTTCAATTACCCCGTTGTTTATGGCGAATTGATTAGAAAAAAAAGAGGTTCATACATTTTAAATTACTCTACTTTAATAGAACGGCCTTATAGCAATATTGCACAAGGCGAAATCACGGAGGCGTATGTAAAAGCACTGGAAAGGTCCATAAAAGAAAACCCCTCCGATTGGTTATGGTCGCACAGACGCTTCAAGCATAAAAGAGTGTAG
- a CDS encoding WbqC family protein — MIIDLHYLPSLEYFACILQHDTITIEAHEYYEKQSYRNRCKILASNKIDILSIPVQNGNSKVLIRDLKIEYRQEWLRRHWGAIYSAYGKSPFFEYYADFFATVFEKKTDFLFDFNLELLTICLKLLKVEKKIIFTEEYQKVAQNDYRGQIHPKRDYALNNIYQPIAYRQNFGNEFEPNLSIIDLLFCQGNQAVKVLEHSITK, encoded by the coding sequence ATGATTATTGATTTACATTACCTCCCCAGTCTCGAATACTTTGCTTGTATCCTACAACACGATACAATCACAATAGAGGCACATGAGTATTACGAAAAGCAAAGTTACCGAAATCGTTGTAAAATTCTTGCTTCAAATAAAATAGATATACTATCGATACCAGTACAGAATGGTAATTCGAAGGTATTAATTCGAGATTTAAAGATAGAATATCGCCAAGAATGGTTGCGTCGGCATTGGGGTGCTATTTATTCGGCGTACGGGAAATCACCATTTTTTGAATATTATGCTGATTTTTTTGCAACCGTTTTTGAAAAAAAGACTGACTTTTTGTTCGATTTTAATTTAGAGTTACTGACAATTTGTCTGAAACTTTTAAAAGTAGAAAAAAAGATTATTTTTACAGAAGAATACCAAAAAGTAGCTCAAAACGATTACCGAGGGCAAATACATCCCAAAAGGGACTACGCACTCAATAATATTTATCAGCCAATTGCGTACCGCCAAAATTTTGGCAATGAATTTGAGCCTAACCTTTCTATAATAGACTTGTTGTTTTGTCAAGGAAATCAGGCAGTAAAGGTACTTGAGCATTCTATCACGAAATGA